The following are encoded in a window of Primulina eburnea isolate SZY01 chromosome 4, ASM2296580v1, whole genome shotgun sequence genomic DNA:
- the LOC140829585 gene encoding uncharacterized protein, with product MAHTRKTNQNNSRVQGADANHSRQEDAPPDLITMTPAELDKRIIEAVEKAMARREASHHDIPLEKELEKEQEQQQELREEEKRGEVEESSAGSKSPTIVEEMLELKQKMKVLEGQLENRGTSRASVKGRPFAEAIIREPLPGNFKSAKVGTYDGNEDPEEHLARFENMAMLHCYTDRIKCKVFLTTLVDSAQRWFDGLAPLSIKSFDDFQKIFLHHFSSSKKYKKTAFSLFEVRQGPEESLRMYIKRFNKVALDVPTCAVETKTTAFTQGLKESEFFKSLTKKVPEDFEDLLSRAEKYINMEEAQRQKREAIRKERGDRASKPEERGPRRNNPGHFSQHVPLKIIREREVQECSRDPVPDHPLSQPERSGFCTRHRVCQHSTENCKALKRNYVPPTNQGYNQSVKRSRGPLWTPRPPMPNTRINARNSPRNAVGRRREPEPEKKRSSSPAAGLIKMISGGSTDGDSNRARKSRSRRECMEVEGSRRNEAVISFGPEDLKGVNMPHNDALVIQARVANYDILRVFVDSGSSVNVIFKDALAQIDLQGFKLEVVETALFGFAGHAVYPEGEIVLPLTLGSRDVKKTVMTTFTVVDSPSSYNIILGRPAMNELRAVASTYHQKIKFPVGSQVGEVRGDQPSSRKCYVEGIRADQGKSRKEGKKAKMGEVRGMMVEEGEVHFVAEEEHEAVEIGPGQQIRVARDLNISTRVSLLKCLKTNIHVFAWSQQELTGISPLISEHQLNILPGAHPIKQKKRHFGPEKDKVIDEQVKELLQAGHIQEIQFPTWLSNVVLVPKVAGKWKMCVDFRDLNKAYPKDHYPLPRIDQLVDSTSGFELLSFMDAYQGYHQIPLAKNDQEKASFITSGGTFCYVVMPFGLKNAGATYQRLMNKVFEKQLGRNLEVYVDDILGKSKEVADFIVDLEETFATLTSYGIKLNPTKCIFGVKSGKFLGFIVTERGIEVNQEKVKSVLCMPSPRSVKEVQKLTGRIASLSRFISRSAHRSYPFFQVLRKAQKFGWDDKCEQAFQDLKNHLAELPMLVKPEPGDKLFVYLSTTEYAVSSVLIKEEDSDQKPVYYVSHALRGPELRYSEVEKVALALVVTARKLRPYFLSHPIIVLTNSPLGRIMTHSEVSGRMIKWNVELGEYDIEYKPRVAIKAQALSDFLSEMIPPAEEERWRVFVDGASCLAGCGVGVVIISPSGEKINLAVKIDSRVTNNEAEYEAVLAGIRATREMGATRIILYSVLQLITQQIKGTYEVKDDRMLKYLHLIKAQAEVFMDWSIEQIPREENGEADALAKMAASLSEYRTREVLFISRVVLAIEEEEMLTVPEDSWMAPLIKFIRDGELPEEKARAQKIKRQAPRFVLLNDVLYRRSFQGPLLKCLSGKEVIYVLREIHEGCCGEHLGGTSLARKAMLAGFWWPTLHHDSARVVRTCEGCQHHSNFQHSPATPMKPIWASCPFDQ from the coding sequence atggctcaCACGAGGAAGACTAACCAGAATAATTCCCGGGTTCAAGGAGCCGACGCAAATCATTCAAGACAAGAGGATGCTCCCCCTGATCTTATTACTATGACTCCAGCGGAGTTGGATAAGCGTATTATTGAAGCCGTAGAGAAAGCTATGGCTAGGCGGGAAGCTTCCCACCATGATATACCACTCGAGAAAGAACTAGAAAAAGAGCAGGAGCAGCAGCAGGAATTGAGGGAGGAGGAGAAGAGGGGAGAAGTGGAGGAATCCTCTGCTGGATCTAAGTCACCAACGATAGTCGAGGAGATGTTGGAGTTaaaacagaaaatgaaagtCTTGGAAGGACAGCTGGAAAATCGTGGAACTTCTCGAGCGTCTGTCAAGGGACGCCCGTTTGCCGAGGCAATTATTCGGGAACCTCTTCCCGGGAACTTTAAGTCTGCCAAAGTAGGAACGTATGATGGAAACGAAGATCCAGAGGAACATTTGGCCAGATTCGAGAATATGGCTATGTTGCATTGCTACACCGATAGGATCAAGTGTAAAGTGTTTCTGACTACGCTGGTAGATTCGGCTCAAAGATGGTTTGATGGGTTGGCTCCATTGAGTATTAAATCGTTTGACGATTTTCAGAAAATCTTCTTGCATCATTTCAGTAGCAGCAAAAAGTATAAGAAAACTGCTTTCAGTTTGTTCGAAGTAAGGCAAGGCCCGGAGGAGAGTCTGAGAATGTATATTAAGAGGTTTAATAAAGTGGCTTTGGATGTGCCTACTTGTGCTGTGGAGACAAAAACTACTGCCTTTACTCAAGGCTTGAAAGAGAGTGAGTTTTTCAAATCGTTAACAAAGAAAGTGCCTGAGGACTTTGAAGATTTGTTATCTCGGGCAGAAAAATACATTAATATGGAGGAAGCCCAGAGGCAAAAGAGGGAAGCCATCAGAAAGGAGAGAGGGGACCGGGCATCTAAGCCCGAGGAGAGAGGACCAAGGCGGAATAATCCAGGGCACTTTTCCCAGCACGTGCCTCTGAAAATTATCCGGGAGAGAGAGGTACAGGAATGCAGTAGGGACCCAGTTCCCGATCACCCGTTGTCTCAGCCCGAGAGAAGTGGATTTTGTACTAGGCACAGGGTATGTCAGCACAGTACGGAGAATTGCAAGGCCTTAAAAAGAAATTATGTTCCACCCACCAATCAAGGATATAATCAATCGGTCAAGAGGTCGAGAGGTCCACTCTGGACACCTCGACCACCAATGCCTAACACCCGGATAAACGCGAGAAATAGCCCGAGGAACGCTGTGGGTAGGAGGAGGGAGCCGGAGCCCGAGAAGAAAAGATCTTCCTCCCCTGCGGCGGGACTGATCAAAATGATTTCGGGAGGATCTACTGATGGAGATTCAAACCGAGCCAGGAAATCGAGAAGTAGGCGGGAGTGTATGGAGGTGGAAGGATCTAGGAGGAACGAGGCCGTGATCAGTTTTGGTCCGGAAGATCTAAAAGGAGTAAACATGCCACACAACGATGCTCTGGTCATCCAAGCCCGGGTGGCCAACTACGACATTTTGAGAGTTTTTGTGGATTCAGGCAGTTCAGTCAATGTGATTTTTAAAGATGCCTTAGCACAGATAGATTTGCAAGGGTTTAAGTTGGAGGTTGTGGAGACTGCCCTTTTTGGTTTTGCTGGACACGCGGTTTATCCGGAGGGAGAAATTGTTCTGCCACTCACTCTAGGCTCCCGAGATGTCAAGAAAACAGTCATGACCACCTTCACAGTGGTGGATTCCCCCTCATCTTACAATATCATTCTGGGGAGGCCGGCCATGAATGAGTTGAGGGCAGTAGCATCTACTTACcatcaaaagatcaaatttccAGTGGGCAGTCAAGTAGGAGAGGTCCGTGGAGATCAGCCTTCCTCCCGAAAGTGTTATGTGGAGGGTATCCGGGCAGATCAAGGCAAGTCTAGAAAGGAGGGGAAGAAAGCCAAGATGGGGGAAGTAAGGGGAATGATGGTGGAGGAGGGGGAAGTACACTTTGTGGCAGAAGAGGAGCATGAGGCAGTGGAGATAGGACCAGGCCAACAGATCCGGGTAGCTCGGGACCTCAATATATCTACCCGGGTCAGTTTACTTAAATGTTTAAAGACTAATATTCATGTGTTTGCCTGGTCCCAGCAGGAACTAACAGGGATTTCACCCCTGATATCTGAGCATCAATTAAACATTCTCCCGGGAGCTCACCCGATCAAACAGAAGAAGAGACACTTTGGTCCCGAGAAAGACAAAGTTATTGATGAACAGGTGAAAGAGTTGCTGCAAGCCGGCCACATCCAGGAGATACAATTTCCTACCTGGCTCTCGAATGTGGTGCTGGTACCCAAAGTCGCCGGGAAATGGAAGATGTGTGTTGATTTCCGGGACCTCAATAAAGCCTATCCAAAAGATCATTACCCATTGCCCCGAATTGATCAGTTGGTGGATTCCACCTCAGGTTTCGAACTGCTCAGTTTCATGGATGCCTATCAGggatatcatcaaattcctTTGGCAAAAAATGATCAAGAAAAGGCCAGCTTTATCACctcgggaggtacattttgttatgtTGTAATGCCTTTCGGGTTGAAAAATGCAGGGGCCACGTATCAACGTTTAATGAATAAAGTCTTTGAGAAGCAGCTGGGAAGAAATCTAGAggtttatgtggatgacattcTGGGAAAATCAAAGGAGGTGGCGGATTTTATTGTTGATTTGGAAGAGACCTTTGCCACCTTGACATCTTATGGAATCAAGCTCAATCCTACTAAATGCATTTTCGGAGTCAAGAGTGGCAAGTTCCTGGGCTTTATAGTGACAGAGCGAGGGATCGAAGTCAATCAAGAAAAAGTAAAATCCGTGCTATGTATGCCTTCTCCTCGATCTGTCAAAGAAGTGCAGAAGTTGACCGGGAGGATTGCCTCTTTATCTCGGTTTATATCCCGGTCAGCCCACAgaagttatcctttctttcaggTTCTCAGAAAAGCCCAGAAGTTCGGCTGGGATGATAAGTGTGAGCAGGCTTTCCAGGATCTGAAAAATCATTTGGCTGAGCTCCCGATGCTGGTAAAACCCGAGCCCGGGGATAAATTATTTGTGTATTTGTCCACCACAGAGTATGCCGTTAGCTCAGTGTTAATCAAGGAAGAAGATTCTGACCAGAAGCCTGTTTACTATGTTAGTCATGCCTTGAGAGGTCCTGAGCTACGGTACAGTGAAGTGGAGAAGGTGGCCCTGGCTTTGGTTGTGACTGCTCGGAAGTTGCGGCCTTATTTTCTATCACATCCCATTATCGTCCTTACTAACAGCCCCCTTGGAAGAATTATGACTCATTCAGAAGTGTCCGGGCGGATGATTAAATGGAATGTGGAATTAGGGGAATACGATATTGAGTACAAACCCCGGGTGGCCATAAAAGCGCAGGCTTTATCCGATTTCCTATCTGAGATGATTCCACCAGCTGAGGAAGAAAGATGGAGAGTGTTTGTGGATGGGGCTTCTTGCCTGGCTGGATGCGGAGTCGGAGTGGTGATAATATCCCCATCGGGAGAGAAGATTAATTTGGCAGTAAAAATTGATTCCCGGGTGACGAATAATGAAGCAGAGTATGAGGCTGTTCTAGCCGGTATCCGAGCTACCCGGGAGATGGGAGCGACCAGAATTATATTATACTCCGTTTTACAGTTGATCACTCAGCAGATAAAGGGTACGTATGAAGTCAAGGATGACAGGATGCTCAAGTATTTGCACCTCATCAAAGCCCAGGCAGAAGTGTTCATGGATTGGAGTATTGAGCAAATACCCCGAGAGGAGAATGGAGAAGCAGATGCCTTAGCGAAAATGGCCGCCTCTTTATCAGAATACAGAACCCGGGAAGTTCTATTTATTTCCCGAGTAGTTTTAGCCATCGAAGAGGAAGAGATGTTGACAGTGCCGGAGGATTCATGGATGGctcctttgataaaattcatccgAGACGGTGAATTGCCCGAGGAGAAAGCTCGAGCACAGAAGATAAAAAGACAAGCTCCCAGGTTTGTTCTCTTAAATGATGTTCTATACCGGAGatcattccagggaccattATTGAAGTGTTTAAGCGGGAAGGAAGTAATTTATGTTCTTCGAGAGATTCATGAAGGATGCTGTGGTGAGCATTTGGGAGGAACATCTTTGGCTCGAAAAGCGATGCTAGCCGGATTCTGGTGGCCGACTCTTCACCATGATTCCGCCCGAGTAGTCCGGACTTGTGAGGGATGCCAACATCATTCCAACTTTCAACACAGCCCAGCCACTCCTATGAAGCCTATCTGGGCATCTTGTCCTTTTGATCAATAG